Proteins found in one Oncorhynchus gorbuscha isolate QuinsamMale2020 ecotype Even-year linkage group LG15, OgorEven_v1.0, whole genome shotgun sequence genomic segment:
- the LOC123997673 gene encoding islet cell autoantigen 1-like isoform X1, with protein sequence MQFRTRYKQSLTGTYFRNSEVETHTVLVHGSTPLVQTYLVNGVEVGLQSHDITRNLRYSGGYSREYFDRFIESQDSSVVNKFQQKYWKTKQKIIKVTGKKEDEHVVASDADLDGKLEVFHSVQRTCMELLKVIEQYQRRICFLSQEENELGRFLRSQGSQDRTRAGKIMQATGKALCFSSQQRLSLRSPLSRLYQEVETFRYRAISDTWLTVNRMEQSRTEYRGALLWMKDVSQELDPDTHKQMEKFRKVQVQVRTTKTSFDKLKNDVCQKVDLLGASRCNLLSHVLTTYQTTLLHFWEKTSHTMAAIHESFKGCQQYEFSTIKSLQDPMDKPSSQGSKKREKKVQTKTDLEETADGQLISIDPNEESNEEAQTKTPSGQFFEEIDLNRQMTGPEDLLSAFSRQEQEEGGERDSMALLNEILGSTSLDEGEFSQEWQEVFGKGDQGSGATSRGGLVEPQQEEDSSIFLPSHLLDQNRNNLQSSLSDWATSIPQPISQATEQSSGANQNPPRPTAARETPETAKDLSAWFNLFADLDPLSNPDAVGRSGQEHELHNA encoded by the exons atgcaatttagaaccaggtataaacagaGCTTAACAGGTACATATTTTAGGAATAGTGAG GTAGAAACTCATACAGTTTTAGTCCATGGGTCAACACCATTGGTCCAGACCTACCTGGTGAATGGAGTTGAAGTTGGCCTGCAAAGCCATGACATAACACGTAACCTACGTTACAG CGGTGGCTACTCCCGGGAGTATTTTGACCGCTTTATTGAAAGCCAAGACTCGTCTGTTGTGAACAAGTTCCAGCAAAAGTACTGGAAAACCAAACAGAAGATCATCAAGGTCACGGGAAAGAAAGAGGACGAACATGTCGTGGCATCAGACGCAGACCTGGATGGAAAACTGGAG GTGTTTCACTCTGTCCAGAGAACGTGCATGGAGCTATTGAAGGTGATCGAGCAGTACCAGAGAAGAATTTGCT TTCTATCCCAGGAGGAGAATGAGTTGGGGCGGTTCCTGCGCTCACAGGGCTCCCAGGACCGGACCAGGGCCGGGAAGATCATGCAGGCTACCGGGAAGGCTCTCTGCTTCTCCTCCCAGCAGAG GCTGTCTCTGCGTAGTCCTTTGTCTCGCCTCTACCAGGAGGTGGAGACTTTCCGATACCGGGCCATCTCTGACACCTGGCTGACGGTGAACCGCATGGAACAGTCCAGGACGGAATACCGTGGAGCACTGCTCTGGATGAAGGATGTATCCCAGGAGCTCGatccagacacacacaaacagatggAGAAATTCCGCAAG gTTCAAGTGCAGGTGCGAACCACTAAAACGAGCTTTGACAAACTGAAGAATGATGTCTGCCAGAAAGTCGATTTATTAGGAGCCAGCCGCTGCAATCTGCTTTCTCATGTTTTAACCACATACCAG accaCCCTGTTGCACTTCTGGGAGAAAACGTCTCACACTATGGCTGCCATTCATGAGAGCTTTAAGGGCTGCCAGCAATATGAGTTCTCTACAATCAAG AGCCTCCAAGACCCCATGGATAAACCGTCATCTCAGGGAtcgaagaagagggagaagaaagtcCAAACAAAGACTGATCTTGAGGAGACTGCAGATGGCCA ACTTATCTCAATAGATCCCAATGAAGAGTCCAATGAAGAAG CTCAAACCAAGACACCGTCTGGACAATTCTTTGAAGAAATTGACCTTAATAGACAAATGACAG GGCCTGAGGATCTTCTCTCAGCCTTCTCTCgtcaggagcaggaggagggtggagagagggacagcatGGCCTTGTTGAATGAGATTCTGGGCAGCACGTCTCTGGATGAGGGCGAGTTCTCACAGGAGTGGCAGGAGGTGTTTGGTAAGGGGGACCAGGGGAGCGGAGCCACGAGTAGAGGGGGCCTAGTGGAACCCCAGCAGGAGGAAgactcctccatcttcctcccatCTCACCTCCTGGACCAGAACAGGAACAATCTCCAATCTTCGCTCTCAG ATTGGGCCACGAGCATTCCACAGCCCATCTCCCAGGCAACAGAGCAATCATCTGGAGCCAATCAGAACCCCCCTAGGCCAACAGCAGCGAGAG AGACGCCAGAGACCGCCAAAGACCTTTCAGCCTGGTTTAACCTGTTCGCCGACTTGGACCCTCTGTCGAACCCAGACGCAGTAGGCAGGAGTGGTCAGGAGCATGAGCTTCACAATGCATAG
- the LOC123997673 gene encoding islet cell autoantigen 1-like isoform X2 has protein sequence MVGYQHSKVETHTVLVHGSTPLVQTYLVNGVEVGLQSHDITRNLRYSGGYSREYFDRFIESQDSSVVNKFQQKYWKTKQKIIKVTGKKEDEHVVASDADLDGKLEVFHSVQRTCMELLKVIEQYQRRICFLSQEENELGRFLRSQGSQDRTRAGKIMQATGKALCFSSQQRLSLRSPLSRLYQEVETFRYRAISDTWLTVNRMEQSRTEYRGALLWMKDVSQELDPDTHKQMEKFRKVQVQVRTTKTSFDKLKNDVCQKVDLLGASRCNLLSHVLTTYQTTLLHFWEKTSHTMAAIHESFKGCQQYEFSTIKSLQDPMDKPSSQGSKKREKKVQTKTDLEETADGQLISIDPNEESNEEAQTKTPSGQFFEEIDLNRQMTGPEDLLSAFSRQEQEEGGERDSMALLNEILGSTSLDEGEFSQEWQEVFGKGDQGSGATSRGGLVEPQQEEDSSIFLPSHLLDQNRNNLQSSLSDWATSIPQPISQATEQSSGANQNPPRPTAARETPETAKDLSAWFNLFADLDPLSNPDAVGRSGQEHELHNA, from the exons ATGGTAGGCTATCAACACAGCAAG GTAGAAACTCATACAGTTTTAGTCCATGGGTCAACACCATTGGTCCAGACCTACCTGGTGAATGGAGTTGAAGTTGGCCTGCAAAGCCATGACATAACACGTAACCTACGTTACAG CGGTGGCTACTCCCGGGAGTATTTTGACCGCTTTATTGAAAGCCAAGACTCGTCTGTTGTGAACAAGTTCCAGCAAAAGTACTGGAAAACCAAACAGAAGATCATCAAGGTCACGGGAAAGAAAGAGGACGAACATGTCGTGGCATCAGACGCAGACCTGGATGGAAAACTGGAG GTGTTTCACTCTGTCCAGAGAACGTGCATGGAGCTATTGAAGGTGATCGAGCAGTACCAGAGAAGAATTTGCT TTCTATCCCAGGAGGAGAATGAGTTGGGGCGGTTCCTGCGCTCACAGGGCTCCCAGGACCGGACCAGGGCCGGGAAGATCATGCAGGCTACCGGGAAGGCTCTCTGCTTCTCCTCCCAGCAGAG GCTGTCTCTGCGTAGTCCTTTGTCTCGCCTCTACCAGGAGGTGGAGACTTTCCGATACCGGGCCATCTCTGACACCTGGCTGACGGTGAACCGCATGGAACAGTCCAGGACGGAATACCGTGGAGCACTGCTCTGGATGAAGGATGTATCCCAGGAGCTCGatccagacacacacaaacagatggAGAAATTCCGCAAG gTTCAAGTGCAGGTGCGAACCACTAAAACGAGCTTTGACAAACTGAAGAATGATGTCTGCCAGAAAGTCGATTTATTAGGAGCCAGCCGCTGCAATCTGCTTTCTCATGTTTTAACCACATACCAG accaCCCTGTTGCACTTCTGGGAGAAAACGTCTCACACTATGGCTGCCATTCATGAGAGCTTTAAGGGCTGCCAGCAATATGAGTTCTCTACAATCAAG AGCCTCCAAGACCCCATGGATAAACCGTCATCTCAGGGAtcgaagaagagggagaagaaagtcCAAACAAAGACTGATCTTGAGGAGACTGCAGATGGCCA ACTTATCTCAATAGATCCCAATGAAGAGTCCAATGAAGAAG CTCAAACCAAGACACCGTCTGGACAATTCTTTGAAGAAATTGACCTTAATAGACAAATGACAG GGCCTGAGGATCTTCTCTCAGCCTTCTCTCgtcaggagcaggaggagggtggagagagggacagcatGGCCTTGTTGAATGAGATTCTGGGCAGCACGTCTCTGGATGAGGGCGAGTTCTCACAGGAGTGGCAGGAGGTGTTTGGTAAGGGGGACCAGGGGAGCGGAGCCACGAGTAGAGGGGGCCTAGTGGAACCCCAGCAGGAGGAAgactcctccatcttcctcccatCTCACCTCCTGGACCAGAACAGGAACAATCTCCAATCTTCGCTCTCAG ATTGGGCCACGAGCATTCCACAGCCCATCTCCCAGGCAACAGAGCAATCATCTGGAGCCAATCAGAACCCCCCTAGGCCAACAGCAGCGAGAG AGACGCCAGAGACCGCCAAAGACCTTTCAGCCTGGTTTAACCTGTTCGCCGACTTGGACCCTCTGTCGAACCCAGACGCAGTAGGCAGGAGTGGTCAGGAGCATGAGCTTCACAATGCATAG
- the LOC123997673 gene encoding islet cell autoantigen 1-like isoform X3, whose product MERGNYGGYSREYFDRFIESQDSSVVNKFQQKYWKTKQKIIKVTGKKEDEHVVASDADLDGKLEVFHSVQRTCMELLKVIEQYQRRICFLSQEENELGRFLRSQGSQDRTRAGKIMQATGKALCFSSQQRLSLRSPLSRLYQEVETFRYRAISDTWLTVNRMEQSRTEYRGALLWMKDVSQELDPDTHKQMEKFRKVQVQVRTTKTSFDKLKNDVCQKVDLLGASRCNLLSHVLTTYQTTLLHFWEKTSHTMAAIHESFKGCQQYEFSTIKSLQDPMDKPSSQGSKKREKKVQTKTDLEETADGQLISIDPNEESNEEAQTKTPSGQFFEEIDLNRQMTGPEDLLSAFSRQEQEEGGERDSMALLNEILGSTSLDEGEFSQEWQEVFGKGDQGSGATSRGGLVEPQQEEDSSIFLPSHLLDQNRNNLQSSLSDWATSIPQPISQATEQSSGANQNPPRPTAARETPETAKDLSAWFNLFADLDPLSNPDAVGRSGQEHELHNA is encoded by the exons ATGGAGAGGGGAAATTA CGGTGGCTACTCCCGGGAGTATTTTGACCGCTTTATTGAAAGCCAAGACTCGTCTGTTGTGAACAAGTTCCAGCAAAAGTACTGGAAAACCAAACAGAAGATCATCAAGGTCACGGGAAAGAAAGAGGACGAACATGTCGTGGCATCAGACGCAGACCTGGATGGAAAACTGGAG GTGTTTCACTCTGTCCAGAGAACGTGCATGGAGCTATTGAAGGTGATCGAGCAGTACCAGAGAAGAATTTGCT TTCTATCCCAGGAGGAGAATGAGTTGGGGCGGTTCCTGCGCTCACAGGGCTCCCAGGACCGGACCAGGGCCGGGAAGATCATGCAGGCTACCGGGAAGGCTCTCTGCTTCTCCTCCCAGCAGAG GCTGTCTCTGCGTAGTCCTTTGTCTCGCCTCTACCAGGAGGTGGAGACTTTCCGATACCGGGCCATCTCTGACACCTGGCTGACGGTGAACCGCATGGAACAGTCCAGGACGGAATACCGTGGAGCACTGCTCTGGATGAAGGATGTATCCCAGGAGCTCGatccagacacacacaaacagatggAGAAATTCCGCAAG gTTCAAGTGCAGGTGCGAACCACTAAAACGAGCTTTGACAAACTGAAGAATGATGTCTGCCAGAAAGTCGATTTATTAGGAGCCAGCCGCTGCAATCTGCTTTCTCATGTTTTAACCACATACCAG accaCCCTGTTGCACTTCTGGGAGAAAACGTCTCACACTATGGCTGCCATTCATGAGAGCTTTAAGGGCTGCCAGCAATATGAGTTCTCTACAATCAAG AGCCTCCAAGACCCCATGGATAAACCGTCATCTCAGGGAtcgaagaagagggagaagaaagtcCAAACAAAGACTGATCTTGAGGAGACTGCAGATGGCCA ACTTATCTCAATAGATCCCAATGAAGAGTCCAATGAAGAAG CTCAAACCAAGACACCGTCTGGACAATTCTTTGAAGAAATTGACCTTAATAGACAAATGACAG GGCCTGAGGATCTTCTCTCAGCCTTCTCTCgtcaggagcaggaggagggtggagagagggacagcatGGCCTTGTTGAATGAGATTCTGGGCAGCACGTCTCTGGATGAGGGCGAGTTCTCACAGGAGTGGCAGGAGGTGTTTGGTAAGGGGGACCAGGGGAGCGGAGCCACGAGTAGAGGGGGCCTAGTGGAACCCCAGCAGGAGGAAgactcctccatcttcctcccatCTCACCTCCTGGACCAGAACAGGAACAATCTCCAATCTTCGCTCTCAG ATTGGGCCACGAGCATTCCACAGCCCATCTCCCAGGCAACAGAGCAATCATCTGGAGCCAATCAGAACCCCCCTAGGCCAACAGCAGCGAGAG AGACGCCAGAGACCGCCAAAGACCTTTCAGCCTGGTTTAACCTGTTCGCCGACTTGGACCCTCTGTCGAACCCAGACGCAGTAGGCAGGAGTGGTCAGGAGCATGAGCTTCACAATGCATAG